The following are encoded in a window of Pangasianodon hypophthalmus isolate fPanHyp1 chromosome 14, fPanHyp1.pri, whole genome shotgun sequence genomic DNA:
- the dhrs13b.2 gene encoding tapasin produces the protein MITASGGLFLALLFSGVCGAQSVYDAQWLPCQFQDEKVQINDEGHKEVKFHPRNAGLQFGNSGDSPINPNAMTFLVTTSKVDMRRYVEGGEDSLECEIQRYNTKGIVMRWPGMGAQEHDVWFICILRHSQGLFHLTTFLRHTPAQEGFQERIEIGDRELLTTSAVMVVLTRTPIIHVGLMKEQTLHCQFAVDHKQASVTVEWTHQWRGERTKLFGYSSRTGNSEGSGVSVKTLAAGDASLKLPLTKQTSEGTYTCSVFIPPLHSNSDIVLNIQEAPRVTLNVGSTLSLTLGQEQKVVCDTQGYYPLDVTIEWLREPVGSDLLPQVLKNILYSSHRHHQDGTYSLSAFFLLQPGLEDSGYRYTCRVQHQSLRTPIRKSFTLIVTEQDSTLWYISVFGFIIVMLGILKWLLPQFIAARRKAARKSF, from the exons ATGATTACTGCTTCTGGTGGACTTTTTCttgctttgttgttttcag GTGTATGTGGAGCTCAGTCTGTTTATGATGCCCAGTGGCTGCCATGTCAGTTTCAGGATGAAAAGGTACAAATAAATGATGAGGGGCATAAAGAGGTCAAGTTTCATCCTCGAAATGCAGGACTGCAGTTCGGGAATTCAGGAGACAGTCCTATAAACCCCAATGCTATGACTTTCCTTGTCACAA CATCAAAGGTGGATATGAGACGTTATGTGGAAGGTGGTGAGGATTCGCTGGAATGTGAGATCCAGAGATATAACACTAAAGGGATTGTAATGCGCTGGCCTGGTATGGGTGCGCAGGAGCACGATGTCTGGTTCATCTGTATTCTCCGCCATAGTCAGGGCCTGTTTCACCTCACCACCTtcctcagacacacacctgcacaggaaGGCTTTCAGGAGAGGATTGAAATTGGAGACAGAGAGCTTCTGACCACCTCAG CTGTGATGGTTGTCCTGACACGCACACCTATCATTCACGTGGGCCTCATGAAGGAGCAGACCCTGCATTGTCAGTTCGCTGTGGACCACAAGCAGGCGAGTGTGACAGTGGAGTGGACGCATCAGTGGCGTGGCGAGCGCACTAAACTCTTCGGCTACTCGAGCCGCACAGGCAACAGTGAAGGCAGCGGAGTGTCCGTGAAAACCCTTGCGGCAGGAGATGCCTCTCTGAAACTACCACTCACTAAGCAGACTAGTGAGGGCACATACACGTGCTCTGTGTTCATCCCACCACTCCATTCCAACAGTGACATTGTCCTCAACATTCAAG AAGCACCACGTGTAACATTGAACGTGGGCTCAACCTTGTCTTTAACCCTGGGTCAGGAGCAGAAGGTGGTGTGTGACACTCAGGGCTACTACCCGCTCGATGTGACCATCGAGTGGCTGCGAGAGCCAGTGGGTTCAGACCTCCTGCCTCAGGTTCTGAAGAACATTCTGTACTCCAGCCACCGCCACCATCAGGATGGCACATACTCGCTCTCAGCCTTCTTCCTACTCCAGCCTGGCCTAGAAGATTCTGGGTACAGGTACACATGCCGGGTGCAACATCAGTCTCTGCGCACACCAATCCGCAAGAGCTTCACGCTCATCGTCACAG AGCAAGACTCCACATTATGGTACATCTCAGTGTTTGGATTCATAATTGTCATGCTAGGAATTCTCAAATGGCTGCTGCCTCAGTTTATTGCTG CAAGAAGAAAAGCAGCAAGAAAG AGTTTCTGA